A segment of the Malaclemys terrapin pileata isolate rMalTer1 chromosome 1, rMalTer1.hap1, whole genome shotgun sequence genome:
caaggggagtgccccaagggtcggtcctggggccggttttgtttaatatctttattaatgatctggaggatggtgtggactgcactctcagcaagtttgcagatgacactaaactaggaggcgtggtagatacagagggacctagacaaattagaggattgggctgaaaaaaacctgatgaggttcaacaaggacaagtgcagagtcctgcacttaggacggaagaatcccatgcactgctacagactagggaccgaatggctaggtagcagttctgcagaaaaggacctaggggtcacagtggacgagaagctggatatgagtcaacagtgtgctcttgttgccaagaaggctaacggcattttgggctgtataagtaggggcattgccagcagatcgaggaacgtgatcattcccctttattcgacattggtgaggcctcatctggaatactgtgtccagttttgggccccacactacaagaaggatgtggaaaaattggaaagagtccagcggagggcaacaaaaatgattaggggtctggagcacatgacttatgaggagaggctgagggaactgggattgtttagtctccagaagagaagaatgaggggggatttgatagcagccttcaactacctgaaggggggttccaaagaggatggagctcggctgttctcagtggtggcagatgacagaacaaggagcaatggtctcaagttgcagtgggggaggtccaggttggatatcaggaaaaactatttcactaggagggtggtgaaacactggaatgcgttacctagggaggtggtggagtctccttccttggaggtttttaaggcccggcttgacaaagccctggctgggatgatttagctgggaattggtcctgctttgagcagggggttggactagatgacctcttgaggtcccttccaactctgatattctatgattctatgatatgcccAAGAtaatacagcaagtcagtggcaaaggaaaaattagaatccaggtctccaacCCTGTGCTTTAACCATTAGATCACTCACCTTCAGtaataataattagcacttaTATAGCCCTTTTCATTCATAGATATCCAGCCATTGTTTACAATAATTTACAATCAGTTAAAAGACCAGTCCAGTAACCCCCGTTATATTTGTGTTTCTAATAACAGATATGAAATGAGGAATAGAGGGGAAGAAAATTGTGTAAGGATTTATTTGTCTTAAAAATGTTATAGTTAAATAAACAGACAATATTTGCCTGGAATCACAGCAGTAAAGAACTGCCATGGGTTTGTCATTAGGGGTAGCTGGACATAAATAAGTACTAGTCTTATttagatttgggtttttttttctggctaGGGCTAAGTGTCTTCTCTTCACTGCTTCCTTAACTTTGCATTGGTGCAgcagggaatcatagaatcataggacaggaagggaccttgagaggtcatctggtccagtcccctgcactcaaggcaggactaagtattatctagaccatcccctgacaggtgtttgtctaacctgctcttaaaatcctccaatgatggagattccacaacctccttaggcaatttattccattgcttaaccaccctgacaattaggaagtttttcctaatgttcaacctaaatctcccctgctgcaatttaagcccattgcttcttgtcctatcttcagaggttaaaaaaaaacattttttctccctcctccttgtaacaacttttatgtacttgaactATTATTatggcccctctcagtcttctcttttccagactaaacaaacccatttttttcaatcttccctcataggtcatgttttctagacctttagtcatttgtgttgctcttctctggactttctccaatttgtccacatctttcttgaaatgtggcgcccagaactggacacaatactccagttgaggcctaatccgtgtggagtagagcggaagaattacttctcatgtcttgcttacgatactcctgctaatacatcccagaatgatgttcgctttttttgcaacagtattatactgttgactcatatttagcttgtagtccactatgacctccagatccctttctgcagtcctccttcctagacagtcatttcccattttctgtgtgtgcaactgattgttccttcctaagtggagtactttgcatttatccttattgaatttcattttatttacttcagaccatttctccagtttgtccagatcattttggaaTTTTAATTCTagcctccaaagtacttgcaaccccttccagcttgctATCATCCgcaatgtactctctatgccattatctaaatcattgatgaagatattgtacagaaccagacccaggactgatccctgtgggaccccactcattatgcctttatagcatgactgtgaaccatggataactactctctgggaatggtttttcaaccagttacacacccaccttatagttctCCATCTAAATTGCATTCCCTTAGTTTGTTTatcagaaggtcatgtgagacagtatcaaaagccttactaaagtcaagctataccatgtctactgcttcgttccccctcccccccatccacaaggcttgttaccctgtgaaAGAAAGGTATCAGGTtgtctgacatgatttgttcttgacaaatccatgctgttacttatcaccttattagtTTCTAGaggtttgcaaattgattgcttaattatttgctccattatctttccaggtacagaagttaagataactggtctgtaatttcctgggttgttcttatttccctttttatagattggcactacatttccccttttccagtcttctggactctctcctgtcttccatgacttttcaaagataattgttaatgactcagatatctccgcagtcagctccttgagtactctaggatacatttcatcaggccctggtgacttgaagacatctaacttgtctcagtaatttttaatttgttatttccttattttagcctcagatcctacctcattttcactggcattcactatgttagacatccaatcactaccaaccttcttggtgaaaactgaaacaaagtagTCATTCAGCATCTCTGACATTTCCAcactttctgttattgttttccccacctcattgagtaacaggcctaccctgtccttggtcttcctcttgcttctaatgtatttgtagaatgttttcttgttaccttttatgtctccacctagtttgatctcgttttgtgccttggcctttctaattttttctctacatacttgtgttgtttATATTCCTTCTTTGTAATTTGATCTAGTTTCCagtttttgtaggactcttttttatttttagatcattgaagatctcctggttaagccagagtggtctcttgccatacttcctatcttttctaTGCAGTTGGATAGTTTGTTCTTGTGACCGGGGTCCCAGGGAGCCACACTGGagttactcaattagggtgaactgcaaagaatggggcagaaaatccccaaagctggtggatatctcaatacttagatttaccaatcccagcacaaaacagcttgtataataccttactggttacccagaagccaacacagttcccttaaagcaacccagccacaggcctccacccagacacccaagtcaaatatgatgattactgaaaatcttcatcatataagaaagttctaccaatcccaaaggatcagacacattacctcccaggttaataatgaatatttcagatcttacccaaatacacgcttacagccaattcttattaactaaactaaaatttattaaaaaagaaaagggagacagtattggttaaaagatcagtatacatacagacatgagaacagttcttgagattcagattcacggtggagatggtgagctttgtaggtGCAAAGAGTTCTTACAGAATTAGTTCATAggttagttcataggttatagtccaatgtttatattcagggtgATTCCAGGTTCggactggagatctcagcctTGTGGCTTAAGCTTCCCCGGCATGAaccatcaagcagatctgagatgaaaggatcaggtcTCAAGAGTCTTTTATACAGTCTTTTTTTAGCATACTCTTGACAATACAGTCCtgggtgaacaataggcttttgatgtaaccttctgtttcccAAACATCACCAGTAATTTATCCATTACGTAGCTCATATACAgctttaaagagacatatagacaatgatactatttcacccaagattcatctaaatgttaatatttccttttgatctctgaatcaataggtATAGTAATAGaaaggaactgtctgtttacatggctaacatcgAACAAGACACACATACTATTAGTATCACCTCTAATTCTCTAccaatacaggtttgcatttcaaagttctaaccTATCTCATATGGCCTAACTGCCATttacatacttttctaacatgtctctacaAGTTGACTCTGGGTCATTtagcctgcaggatgcttaaccctttctggccatgcgtcAGAAAAacttaataatgtctctctgaaaaactgccaactgtcttcaatggTTTTTcctcttagacttgcttcccatggtaTCTTACCTACcagctccctgagtttgctaaagtctgcctttgTGAAATCcgttgtctttattttgctgttctcccttagaatcatgaactctaccatttcatgatcacgtTCACCCAAGTTGccatccactttcaaattctcaaccagttcctccctatctgccaaaatcaaatctagaacagcctcacccctagtagctttctccaccttctgaaataaacttttctccaatacattccaagaatttattggataatctgccctgctgtgttattttcccaacagatatctgagtagttgaagtcccccatcaccaccaagtcctgtgctttggacggttttgttagttgtttaaaaaaagcctcatccacctcttattcctggttaggtggtctgtagtagacccctaccataaCATCACCCttatttttaccccttttatccttaccaagagactttcaacaaacctgtctcctatttccagcttaacctcagtccaagtgtataaaTTTTTACTATATAAGGCAAcagctcctcccttttccccgtctgtccttcctgagcaagctgtatccttctataccaatattccagtcatgtgcattatcccaccaagtctctgagAAGCCAACTATGCCATAgttgttgtgtttatttactagcattttgagttcttcctgcttattccccatacttctcacattagtatacagacatctaagatactgttttgattctttccccccctccccaatctgcAGAGCCAAGGAAAGTGACCAGTTCAAGAGCTGTTGGCAAACTGCAATCTGTTCTGGAAtgtccaggtctcctgacttgtGATATAATAGAACTTCCTGGGCATATCCACCAATTGCAGCCCTGTTGGTTGGGAAACTAGAACTGTTGAATGCAATTAAATAATTTTGAATGTTACTAAGAGAAGCTGTTGTTATCTAGTTTGAGTTACAGACTCTGCAGGAGACAGCAGCTCCATGCCTCAGGATGAGAAGGACCCCGAGATGTCCTGCTCCACAAATGATCCAAAGGAGGCTGAATTAGAGACAAAAGGAGACATGGGAGATCTGTATGAGGCCCTGGAGAAGCTCCATGGGCTCTctgatggggagaagggggagaaagCTCTGCTACGCTCACGCCTTCATGAGCAGTCTCAGCTCATCTGCATATTGAAGAAGCGAGCAGATGATACCCTAATGCGCTGCAAGGCACTGGAGAGTCTCAACATGGAGCTGGAGGAGTTGAGGATGGAGGATAGTGTGAGGCTTGAAAGTCAGACCCGGCgggcccagcagctggaggagcgCTTTATGGACCTGGCTGCCAACCATGAGGACATGATCCGCTTCAAGGATGAGCACAAGCAGCAGAACATGCTGCTGAGGGAGGAAAATAAGCGCCTGAGGCAGGAAAACCAAACCCTTTTCAGCCAGGCTCTGAAGGAGAAGGAGGCTGCGGTCCTCCAACTCACTTCCCAGGGGAAGAGGCTCTCTCAGGAGGTAGATTCCTTAAAGGAGAGATGTGCTCAAGAGAGCCACAGAGCCCAGGAGCGAGagaaggagctgctggaagctcaGCGCCAACAAGCC
Coding sequences within it:
- the CCDC89 gene encoding coiled-coil domain-containing protein 89, with amino-acid sequence MPQDEKDPEMSCSTNDPKEAELETKGDMGDLYEALEKLHGLSDGEKGEKALLRSRLHEQSQLICILKKRADDTLMRCKALESLNMELEELRMEDSVRLESQTRRAQQLEERFMDLAANHEDMIRFKDEHKQQNMLLREENKRLRQENQTLFSQALKEKEAAVLQLTSQGKRLSQEVDSLKERCAQESHRAQEREKELLEAQRQQASVHAKETGLLRSQLQSLEEKHCQIVAQVEQAESQQKAEGSELQAKLERVSREKEELLHLAMERGKTLQEKQREIQQLEKKLEIAERARLTAEERFVREVAAVDSNLRVQELQRRVEGSEQAYSELWMQFDAYKKHSMDLLTKEKELNNKLRHFMS